The Malus domestica chromosome 13, GDT2T_hap1 genome includes a window with the following:
- the LOC139190969 gene encoding uncharacterized protein, which produces MPNPCNVTERPNDASEAAEHTLTVLAPPDGDFWDLHVDGASNSKSLRASMVLATPNNSMLKQAITLGFKASNNEAEYEPLQADPQLETDLAVKKLAVHFDSQLIASQTTGEYMEKYPRMAQYLEKLCKQLEAFQTYTLTQVSRVDNAHVDTLAGLGSVLDNKLKHSILVEYLDKPSIEAELGAKVS; this is translated from the coding sequence ATGCCTAACCCATGCAACGTAACAGAACGGCCCAACGACGCCTCAGAGGCAGCCGAGCACACCTTAACTGTGCTtgctccacccgatggagacttctgggatttgcatgtcgacggcgcaTCCAACTCCAAAAGTTTGAGAGCAAGCATGGTCCTTGCCACCCCAAATAATTCAATGCTcaagcaggcgatcactctaggcttcaaagcatccaacaacgaagcGGAGTACGAGCCCTTACAAGCAGACCCCCAATTGGAGACAGATttggcggtgaaaaagctcGCAGTTCATttcgattcccagctaatcGCTAGCCAGACTACTGGGGAGTACATGGAAAAATATCCAAGGATGGCGCAATACCTAGAAAAGTTATGCAAGCaacttgaggcatttcagacttacactctcactcaagtttCGCGGGTAGACAATGCTCACGTAGACACGCTAGCCGGCCTAGGCTCTGTCCTCGACAACAAACTCAAACACTCTATTCTAGTggagtatctagacaagccaagcatagaggcaGAGCTAGGAGCCAAAGTGTCATAG